Genomic window (Salvelinus sp. IW2-2015 unplaced genomic scaffold, ASM291031v2 Un_scaffold9305, whole genome shotgun sequence):
AGTCCCCTTTCAAGAAGGACTGATCCAAATTAGCAAGAGGAACTGAGTGTTAGACCCCACAGGCAGTGGACAAAGCATGTCCTAGAGAGCGACTGACTTGCCTGACAGCATTCCCAAAAAGGGAGGAATTGTAGCCAATTTCTTACGCCCATAGTAATGTACAGGAATGACACCaacctgactggctggctgagggagagacagagagaagatctCTCATTAATGTAGcctaattatttgtattttatttatttaactaggcaagtcagttaagaacaaattcttatttacaatgacggcctgccccggacgacgctgggccaattgtgcgccaccctatgggactcccaatcacggccggatgtgatacagcctggattcgaaccaggttacTGTAGTGAACCAGgttactgtagtgacgcctcttgcactgagatgcagtgccttagaccgctgcgccactcgggagccctttatGCTACATACTTGTAACAAAAACCTTGTATCAAAAACATTAGTTATTGATTGTTTGATTTGTGTGCACTTGATGTGGACCCTAGACCCCGTCATTCTCCCTCCGTAAAACACTCCCTAATAAAATACCGCGTCACTTCCTTGCCAATCCCTTAGAAAAAGAAATATTAGAAAGGGACGAACGACGCTGGGAAAGAGCGAGAAGAAGCCAGAAGAGAAGAAGCCAGAAGAAAAGACCGATGAAAATAGGGATAGTGAGGCGGGAGGAAGCGAAACACGAGCGTAATCAAAGTAAGTTCCCCATACTTTTTCTGTTTTGAAAACACTCCACTCAGAAACTTGATCGGCGGAGCGCAAGTTTTGCACTTTTCCTCCGCATTGACACCACTCATTATGGCCTTCCATAGACTACTATTGCTAGGCAATCTATATGATACGTTTTTGAGTTCAATTCGCAGACATTCGCTATTTGTTGAAATGGGGTCCCGAGCTATGGCTGGCAGTAAGTTTGACATAATGTAGCCTGCCTTGCCGCATAAAAGCGATCAGTTTTATGAGGAGTTGTTGATTTTGTTTTGATGAGGCATATCACTTGCAAGGACAAGGGGACTCACATAGGGTCTAATGAACTTTCAACCGCTTACTGTTTAATCCTCTGATGAAAGTTATTAGTAAATAGTAAACAAATGACAGTAATGTCAGACTGCTTTTTAAATGTAGGCTACCTCATTGTCTTTAAAAGCTCAGTAACACCGGTTTGAGCCcattttcaatatagttttaaatTCAATGCAATAGGGAATCATTGTAATTGCTTTTAGTATTGCCCTAGATAGTGTTTGTCTATGGCTTTAAAGTATCCTACCCCGAGGGAAGGAATCCAGGCAGAAGTATGTTTCACTTGCAAGTCACAGCATGGCCTTGGCATAAATATCAATGCCAAACGACTAGTTGGTTTCTCACACTCTTGCACAACAGTGATGTTTTTAGGTAGGCCTGTCATGACAGGTCACTGTATATAAGACCATAGAAGTCTGCCCTGTACAGTGACACTAATCAAGGGAAATGGCCCCTCAGTGACAGCTTGGCTCTGGGCCCCTCATATTCACTTACTCTCTGTTATCTATGTTGACAGTCTAGAATGGACTAATCTGTTCACTGTAGGTTTATATACTGGCAAAAACCCTTTTTGTGAAGGTATTTTATTTCTGTTGTGTCTTCTAAATAGGTTTATTGAGTTGATATTTGTCTCACTGACTGAACTTGGCTCAGTTTCCGCATAAATAGATCACGTCAAAGTAAGAACATCAAGGTAGGTCGTTAGTAGTTTCATTTAGTCTGCCAGTGTGTTTTCTGATGCATAGAAGATCATGTTTCTGCTTGATGTGTTTTCTCACCCCACTGGTTTTCTTTTCTCCCCGTCTCTGGCCTCTGTCTATATTTCTGTCACTCTTTCATTTTTTCCCATGCTCTCTTCGCTACAccactttttctctccctctgtaccccattttctctctctctctcttgcctccttTCTCCAtaattctttctccctctctcagctgtcaTGCCACTCCACAAGTCGTCCCACAAGGCACCTCGCCTGGACCCCACCATGATCTCAGCTCCGCTGGGGGACTTCCGCCACACCATGCACATCGGGAGGGGCGGAGATGCTTTCGGTGACACCTCCTTCCTGGCTACTGTCGGCCCCAGCCCTGACCCTGGGTCTCCGGGTGCCACGGCAACAAACGACTCAATGSCGCCCGTTGATTCCGAGACGCCACTTAACCACACTGATGATGTCACGGATGGCTTCGGAAGCCCACTGAACAGTGAGCTTCAGCATTCCGAGTCGGTGTCGTCTTTCACACTCGATATGGATTTCGACCTGGGCCCATCCATCATGGGTGATGTGCTGGGGGTGATGGATGGACTGGGGCTGGACTCAGACTGGACTAGGACTCGCGCTAATGAGGAAGACGTCTTCAGTCCAAGCAAAAGTCTTGTCATTGAAGTGGAGAATTTTAAAATGGCGGCGGAGGATCAGTCTGTCAGCATAAGGAACGAGCTGAATGAGAAGAAGCTTTTAGGGATCGAGGGAGATGAGGTGGGAGATGGAAGGATAATAGAGGGGACTGGAGGGATCAAGGCCAAAGGCCAGAGGCCGAAGGTGAGATTCAGCGACAAACGAGAGGAGATCATTCGCCAAGCGTCGGAGGAGGAAGGTCAGGAGTTAGATGTTGAGGAAGAGTATGTGAGTCCCACTGAGgaagatcgagagagagggaacaacgtCATCAGCGTGCCAATCGCGGGAATAGAGGTACAGCCCATCAATCACAAGGCGGATTCACCTTCCAGTCCCGCCTCCTCACATAGCTCAGAGTATGAGGGTGTCACCCCATTGGACAGGAGGAGGGTTGACAACTGTCACTCAGAGACTgattccgaggaggaggaggaggaggaggaggaggaggaagggggagacaaTGGACGGGGCTACACATTTGAAGATGAGTTTGATGATGAAATCGGCCTATAAGAGTGCTATGGGGCGTCTTACGTCAATCAATCAGAGGATAAAATGGTTCCTCATTGGTTGTGAACTATGTACAGTTTACTTCCTCTATGCATTGTTCTGCAAATTATCATTCAGAAGGGAGGTTTAACCAAAGCTAAGTATTTCAGAATAACAACTGGATATTTGAAGAGTCTCTGTTGAAATGTTTTTGGGACCAAATTGCTCCTTTGGATCCTCAGTCATAGACATGCAGTTAGTAAACAGTTACTACAGGAATCCGTTTCATTGAATCAATCTTATAAGCGCCAATTGATGGACAGAAAAAATGTGACCTTTGAAATAGCCACCTAGTATTCAGATTTGAAATGCTACATTTTTAACAGACACTGTACTTCAATTTATTATGTCTCAATTCAAAATACACAAAGAATAGCCTAGTATTGTTTTAGGCCAAGCAGTTTTTCAGTGAATAAATAGCCTAGTTTGCAGCACTTTAATtcatttcaagaaactggaagcTTTACTGTTAAATCAGTGCTCAGTAAAAGATAATGacagttttttaaatgaaaatgattAAGGCAAATGGAAATGTTTTAACTAACATGTTTTAGTTTTTACCAGGTCAAAGGTGTTTCTTAAGAGAAAGTGCATATGATACAGAAAGACTAGTATCTTATGCTGAAGGTGCCTTAAAGGGAGTTGTATTGTTCATATCCCTGTGCTTTAACTCACTATAGCCATGTCTTCCTTCTTTATGTTGTATTTTCATATCATGTATTGCTCAGAGCAAATTGCTTTGTTGTCCGTTTTGCATTGCATCTTAATGCTCTTTAGAAACAAACTATAAAACTAAATGAACCAGCCTTTTTAGGACGAATGTAGATTTCTTTGCCACCTGTTTCTCCTCCTAATTCATGGAAAGTGTTTTTTCCTGAGTGATTTTATTGTTAAATG
Coding sequences:
- the LOC112079743 gene encoding uncharacterized protein gives rise to the protein MKIGIVRREEAKHERNQTVMPLHKSSHKAPRLDPTMISAPLGDFRHTMHIGRGGDAFGDTSFLATVGPSPDPGSPGATATNDSMXPVDSETPLNHTDDVTDGFGSPLNSELQHSESVSSFTLDMDFDLGPSIMGDVLGVMDGLGLDSDWTRTRANEEDVFSPSKSLVIEVENFKMAAEDQSVSIRNELNEKKLLGIEGDEVGDGRIIEGTGGIKAKGQRPKVRFSDKREEIIRQASEEEGQELDVEEEYVSPTEEDRERGNNVISVPIAGIEVQPINHKADSPSSPASSHSSEYEGVTPLDRRRVDNCHSETDSEEEEEEEEEEEGGDNGRGYTFEDEFDDEIGL